DNA sequence from the Leptospirillum ferrooxidans C2-3 genome:
ATGATCTTGCTCATTGTCCGGATACTTGCCGACAAGACTCTTGTAAAGCTGATTGAACAGGCAAGGGAGTTGGGAATGGAAGCGCTTGTTGAGGTTCATTCGGAGACGGAGATGAAAAGAGCCCTGGATGCAGGCTGCTCTTTTCTTGGCGTCAATCATCGTGATCTTGATACATTACAGATGGATCTTGACCTTTCAAGCCGGCTTGCCGGAATGATTCCCGATCATGTTATCCGGATTGCCGAGAGCGGCCTGAAAACCGGTCGGGATTGCCTGAGAATGGCAGAACTTGGTTACGATGGCGTTCTGGTAGGGGAGTCTTTTTTGACGACAGCTCATCCTGGTTTGGCTCTTAAGGATTTCTTGACGTATGTGGATTAAAATCTGTGGATTGACCGAGCCGGGGGAAGCCGCACAGATCAGCCGGATGGGAGTGGATGCGATTGGTTTGATCTTTTATGCAAAATCTCCGAGGGGGTTGACGATCGAGCGTGCATCCGAAGTTGTTTGTGACGTTTCGGCGGGAGTCATGAAGGTTGGTGTCTTCGTTGATCCTGATTGGCCATATATCGAGAGAGCAGTCCGATCGGTTCCGCTGGATATGCTTCAGTGGCATGGAGAACCCCTTTCCGAAGAGGGTCTCCGTCAGATGAACCAGATGGGAGTTCCCTGGATTGATGTGCGAAGGATTCGCCCATCTGAAACAGTTTTGGAGGTAACTTCCAAAGCAGGGGCTGGTATGTTGCTTGTGGAAGGATTTACCGAAAAGGCTCCGGGTGGAACCAAAACACTTTGGGATTTCAAGAAATTGTCCGGGATCAAAACATCTGTTCCCCTGATCCTCTCGGGAGGACTTGATCCGGAGCTGGTACGGCAGGCTATTTGTGATGTATCACCTTTTGGTGTTGATGTTTCCTCGGGAGTAGAACGATCACCGGGCAGAAAAGATTTGGATAAAGTGGCCAGATTCATTAATGAAGCGAGAAGGTAATCGGTTAAGGGGGACGAGTTGAAAGATCTGAAGAAGGTGCTCAAACCTTCTCGAATGCCAGATCATTCCGGATATTTTGGGGAATTTGGCGGACGATTTGTTTCGGAAACACTGATGGAAGCTCTGTATGAACTTGAAACAGCTTTTAAAAAAGCTTGGAGTGACCGTGTATTCCGGAAAGAGTACCAGGATGTTCTTACGGAATTTGTCGGTAGGCCGTCTCCCCTGACTTTTGCCGAAGGATTGACCAACCATGCAGGTGGTGCTCGAATCTATCTCAAAAGGGAGGATCTCAACCATACTGGTGCGCACAAGATCAATAATGCTGTAGGTCAGGCCCTTCTTGCGAAAAGAATGGGAAAAAAAAGGCTTATTGCTGAAACAGGTGCTGGCCAGCATGGTGTCGCCACGGCAACTGTGGCGGCAAAGTATGGCTTTGATTGTGAAATTTTCATGGGGTCTGAAGATGCAAGGCGTCAATCCCTGAACGTTTTCCGGATGAACCTTCTTGGTGCAAAAGTAAAAGAAGTCGATGGCGGGACGAAGACGCTCAAGGATGCAATCAGTGAGGCTTTGAGGGATTGGGCCCAGTCTGTCCTGACAACCCATTACGTCCTGGGGACTGCGTTTGGACCGCATCCTTTTCCCTTGATGGTTCGCTCGTTCCAGTCTATTATCGGGCGTGAGGCACGCCAGCAAATCATGAAAAAGGAAGGGCGTCTGCCGGATGCACTGGTGGCTTGTGTGGGAGGCGGAAGCAATTCTCTCGGCTTGTTCCATCATTTTATTGGCGATGCATCTGTTCAGATGTTCGGAATCGAAGCGGGAGGCCGCTCATTGTCTGAAGGTGATCATGCCGCACGTTTTCAAGGCGGGAGAGTTGGTGTTCTACAGGGTTCCAAGACATTTGTCCTGCAGAACCCGGATGGTCAGATCCTGAGAACGCATTCCGTTTCCGCGGGTCTTGATTACTCAGCGGTAGGACCTGAATTGGCCTATTATTTTGAAACGGGACGCGTTCACTTTGATGCGGTTGGGGATGATGAAGCCTTGCAGGCATTTGATACCCTTTCTCGTCTGGAGGGGATTATACCGGCGCTGGAAAGTTCCCATGCGATCGCTTACGGTATTCGATTGGCCAGGGAAATGGGGCGTGGGAAGATCCTGATCATCAATCTTTCCGGCCGTGGAGATAAAGATGTTTTGGAGGTGGCTCGTTTGCGGGGGGAAATTTCATGATGCCCCGGACCCTTAAAAAAGTGAGACTCTCTGATAAAAAAGTCATCCCATATCTTATGGCGGGAGATCCGGATCTCCCGGTGACCAAGCGACTTCTCTCTGAAGCGAGCAAGGCAGGTGTATGGGCTGTTGAATTGGGAATTCCCTTCTCTGACCCGACGGCAGATGGTCCAGTTATCCAGAAGGCGGCCATCAGGGCCCTATCGGATAAAACATCCCTTACCAAAATTCTCTCTTTTCTGGGAGAGATTCCGCTTTCTGAAAGACCTCCTATTTTTATCATGACCTACTTCAATCTCTTTTTGTCATTGACGATTGAGGAGTTTATCCAGGAGGCCGGTCGAGTTGGCGGTATCGTCGGGGCAGTGATACCGGATCTGTCTTTTGAAGACTCAAAGAAGGTCAGGAAAGCTTTTAAAGCGGCGGGTTTGGCTCTCATCCCGTTTATATCACCGACGACAAGCCCGTCCCGTATAAAAAAAATTCTTGCAACAGCGGATGGATTCATTTACTTTGTATCTTTGCTGGGTACGACTGGAAAAGCGCTGACCTTGTCGTCGACAATGGAAGAGTCGGTGAGGAATCTTCGTTCTCAGACGAAATTGCCTGTTTGTGTCGGTTTTGGAATTCAGACTCCGGAAATGGCAAAAGAGATTCTCCAGTTTTCTGACGGAGTGATTGTTGGGTCCAGATTGGTTCAGGAAGAAAAGGATCCGCTTGAGTGGGGAAAATTGTTGCGACAATTTTGCGAAGTGGCCAGATCGATGCCTTCTTCGCAACATCAATAGATTGAATCAGGAGTCATAATATGGGTTGGCTTTCAAGGTCTCATTCGAAAGATAAAACTTCTGAAAAAAAACTCCCTGAAGTTCAGGAAGGTGAACGGAAAGTTCGGATTCCTGAAGGTCTCTGGATCAAGTGTCATTTGTGCCGCCAAATCGTTTACCGCAAGGAAGTTGAAAAAGCGGGTAAGGTTTGCCCCAAGTGCAATTACCATTTTCCCATTACGATTGATGAACGGATAGCCCAACTGGCGGATCCGGACTCCTTCGTTGAGTTTGCCGGGCAGATTGAACCGTTGGATCCCTTGAATTTTACCGATAGCATGCGTTATCCGGAGCGAGTCAGATTGGCTCAAAAAAAGACAGGGCTGACAGAGGCGTTGCGGATTGGTGATTGCAAGATCAATGCTCGTCCAGCTGTTCTTGGGGTTTTTTCTTTTGGGTTCATGGGTGGAAGTATGGGGTCTGTGGTAGGTGAAAAGGTTGTGAGGGCCGCGGAGCGAGCACTTGAACTGAAAGTTCCCCTTATTTTGGTGACTGCATCTGGAGGAGCCAGAATGCAGGAGGGAATTTTTTCTCTTATGCAAATGGCCAGAACCAGTGCAGCCATTTCCCGTCTCCATGAAAATGCCATTCCGTTTTTCTCGGTTTTGACCGATCCGACCTTCGGAGGTGTCTCGGCCAGCTTTGCAATGCTGGGAGATGTCATTCTTGCAGAACCCCGTTCCCTGATTGGTTTTGCAGGTCCGAGAGTCATTGAACAAACAATCAAGCAGCAACTCCCTGAAGGTTTCCAAAGGGCGGAATTTCTACTGTCGCATGGTTTTTTGGACATGATTGTTGAGAGAGGAAAGCTTCGGGAAACGCTCTCTCTGCTCATCTGTCATTTCCGCCAAAACGGAACGTCCAAGTGTCAGTCGGAGGGAGACCCTGAGGGCGAAGCCCTGGTGCGTGATTGAGCATCAGCGACCGATTGGAGGCCATGAATTTTTTAAATGGTCTCCGCCTGCATGGGATTCATCCAACACTGGAAAACGTTCGAGCTCTCCTTGATCGAACCGGTAATCCCCAGCTTCGCTTTTCCTCCATACAGGTTGTTGGCTCGAATGGCAAAGGTTCGACGGCTTCAATCTTGGCAAGCATCCTCGCTGCCAATGATGAAGGGTTGGTGGGTTTGTACACATCTCCCCACCTGTCGGATTTGAGAGAGCGTGTATTGGTCCAGGGTCAGATGCTTCCTGTGGACTCCTGGCTTCAGGTTCTGGATTTTACGGAGCGATCCATCCGGGAGCTTGGCCTCCCCATCACATTTTTTGAAGCCATAACCTGCGCAGCCTTTTCTCTTTTTGAACGTTCAGGAATCCAAATGGCGGTTCTTGAGGCGGGTATGGGCGGGCGTTGGGATGCGACTTCCGTTGCGATTCCTCTCGCTACAGTATTGACTTCCGTTTCCCTTGAACATACCCAGATACTCGGCAATACTCTTGTTCAGATTCTGGCCGAGAAGATCGCTGTAGGTCGGGAAGGCAGACCTTTTATCGCTAAATTGCCTGATGAGCTTTTGCCTGAATTTCAGCGACATGCTAACACCATGGGCTTTATTCCCATTCTCTGGGGAAGGGACTTTTCCGCACGATGGGTCTCACCGGAAACCTCCCTGAAAAGAATGTTTAGCTATAAAGGACCTTCAGGAACAATGGAGCTTCCTGTTTCTCTTGTGGCGGATTATCAGATTGGAAACATTGCCTTGGCATTGGCTTCTCTTGATGTTTTAGGGAAGCTGCCAAAAGAAGAAACGCTCGCCAAAGCACTTCTCCAGGTCGTTCATCCGGGACGATGGGAGAAGATTTCGGACAGTCCCCAAGTCTATCTTGATGGAGCCCATAACCCAGAGGCGGCAGAGGTTTTGGCTCAAACAATCAAGGATGCCTTTGGCCCTGACCAGAAAGTGATTTATCTGTTTGGCATTCTTGAAGACAAGAACTGGAAGCAGGTTTTGGAACATCTTGTTCCATCAGCAGAGTCTTTCTTTTTGACCTCCCCTCTTTCGAACCGGGCTGTCGCCCCTGAGCGATTGGTCCAATGGTTGTCGTCTGTCAATGCGACATTACCGAAGAAATCCGGACCTATTGAGCAAGTCCTTGGGGAAGCCATTGAAAGGGCTGCTTCATTATCGTTGCCACTTGTGGTTGCAGGATCCTTATATCTGGTCGGGGAGGTCAGACAACGGTTGACAGGATTGATTCCGGATTTTCCCGTTGGAGAGCATTCTCCCGAAGACAATAGACCATCGTGAGAACTTTTTTTGCCATCAGGCTTTTTGTTTTAGTGTGCTTTTTTTCGGGAATCCTTCTGTGTCCTGTCAATGGCAATGCAGCGGGTCAATCCGCTCCTTCCCAAAAACAATCTTCTCAGGACAAGGTTGTTGTCCTTGCTGATCACTTGCGATTCAATCGGAAAACCCATCTGATCCATGCCGTGGGACATGCTTATGTTTCCCGGGGCAATATCTCTCTTAATGCGGACGAAGTCATTATCAATCGGGAGACAAACATTGTCTGGGCTGCGGGACATGTTCATCTTCGTGCGCCAAAAACGAAGATGAAAGCCAAGCGTCTCCGATTGAATCTTTCGAACGGGAAGGCCCACCTGATCAATGGATCGGTTGATACGATCCAGCCTTATACGGGAAATGGATTGAGAGCCGAGTACACCTATCATATTACCGGAAAAGTGATTGACAAG
Encoded proteins:
- a CDS encoding phosphoribosylanthranilate isomerase; the protein is MWIKICGLTEPGEAAQISRMGVDAIGLIFYAKSPRGLTIERASEVVCDVSAGVMKVGVFVDPDWPYIERAVRSVPLDMLQWHGEPLSEEGLRQMNQMGVPWIDVRRIRPSETVLEVTSKAGAGMLLVEGFTEKAPGGTKTLWDFKKLSGIKTSVPLILSGGLDPELVRQAICDVSPFGVDVSSGVERSPGRKDLDKVARFINEARR
- the trpB gene encoding tryptophan synthase subunit beta: MPDHSGYFGEFGGRFVSETLMEALYELETAFKKAWSDRVFRKEYQDVLTEFVGRPSPLTFAEGLTNHAGGARIYLKREDLNHTGAHKINNAVGQALLAKRMGKKRLIAETGAGQHGVATATVAAKYGFDCEIFMGSEDARRQSLNVFRMNLLGAKVKEVDGGTKTLKDAISEALRDWAQSVLTTHYVLGTAFGPHPFPLMVRSFQSIIGREARQQIMKKEGRLPDALVACVGGGSNSLGLFHHFIGDASVQMFGIEAGGRSLSEGDHAARFQGGRVGVLQGSKTFVLQNPDGQILRTHSVSAGLDYSAVGPELAYYFETGRVHFDAVGDDEALQAFDTLSRLEGIIPALESSHAIAYGIRLAREMGRGKILIINLSGRGDKDVLEVARLRGEIS
- the trpA gene encoding tryptophan synthase subunit alpha, yielding MMPRTLKKVRLSDKKVIPYLMAGDPDLPVTKRLLSEASKAGVWAVELGIPFSDPTADGPVIQKAAIRALSDKTSLTKILSFLGEIPLSERPPIFIMTYFNLFLSLTIEEFIQEAGRVGGIVGAVIPDLSFEDSKKVRKAFKAAGLALIPFISPTTSPSRIKKILATADGFIYFVSLLGTTGKALTLSSTMEESVRNLRSQTKLPVCVGFGIQTPEMAKEILQFSDGVIVGSRLVQEEKDPLEWGKLLRQFCEVARSMPSSQHQ
- the accD gene encoding acetyl-CoA carboxylase, carboxyltransferase subunit beta, with the protein product MGWLSRSHSKDKTSEKKLPEVQEGERKVRIPEGLWIKCHLCRQIVYRKEVEKAGKVCPKCNYHFPITIDERIAQLADPDSFVEFAGQIEPLDPLNFTDSMRYPERVRLAQKKTGLTEALRIGDCKINARPAVLGVFSFGFMGGSMGSVVGEKVVRAAERALELKVPLILVTASGGARMQEGIFSLMQMARTSAAISRLHENAIPFFSVLTDPTFGGVSASFAMLGDVILAEPRSLIGFAGPRVIEQTIKQQLPEGFQRAEFLLSHGFLDMIVERGKLRETLSLLICHFRQNGTSKCQSEGDPEGEALVRD
- a CDS encoding bifunctional folylpolyglutamate synthase/dihydrofolate synthase gives rise to the protein MNFLNGLRLHGIHPTLENVRALLDRTGNPQLRFSSIQVVGSNGKGSTASILASILAANDEGLVGLYTSPHLSDLRERVLVQGQMLPVDSWLQVLDFTERSIRELGLPITFFEAITCAAFSLFERSGIQMAVLEAGMGGRWDATSVAIPLATVLTSVSLEHTQILGNTLVQILAEKIAVGREGRPFIAKLPDELLPEFQRHANTMGFIPILWGRDFSARWVSPETSLKRMFSYKGPSGTMELPVSLVADYQIGNIALALASLDVLGKLPKEETLAKALLQVVHPGRWEKISDSPQVYLDGAHNPEAAEVLAQTIKDAFGPDQKVIYLFGILEDKNWKQVLEHLVPSAESFFLTSPLSNRAVAPERLVQWLSSVNATLPKKSGPIEQVLGEAIERAASLSLPLVVAGSLYLVGEVRQRLTGLIPDFPVGEHSPEDNRPS